The Nocardioides plantarum genome includes a region encoding these proteins:
- a CDS encoding ABC transporter ATP-binding protein, with product MAAIEASDLAISYGDLRAVDGVSFEVAEGEFFGLLGPNGAGKTTTLEMIEGLRRPDSGSVRVLGEPVWPRNAALLPRIGVQLQASAFFERLTAREQLRTFASLYGVPATAADDWLERVGLVDKAGARVEDLSGGQAQRLSIACALVHDPELVFLDEPTAALDPQARRNLWDLLSGLTESGRTVVLTTHYMDEAEILCDRVAIIDRGRILQCDTPAALVRGLDAPARVTVGPGQLTLDEARAIEGVDNATESVDGTVLTTRTPAPLLGRLAAQDRLDGVRVQTGTLEDVFLDLTGREYRA from the coding sequence GTGGCAGCCATCGAGGCGAGCGACCTCGCCATCAGCTACGGCGACCTGCGCGCCGTCGACGGGGTGTCGTTCGAGGTCGCCGAAGGTGAGTTCTTCGGCCTGCTCGGACCCAACGGCGCCGGCAAGACCACGACCCTGGAGATGATCGAGGGTCTGCGCCGGCCCGACTCCGGCAGCGTGCGTGTGCTCGGCGAGCCGGTCTGGCCACGCAACGCCGCCCTGCTCCCGCGCATCGGCGTCCAGCTGCAGGCCTCGGCGTTCTTCGAGCGGCTGACCGCCCGCGAGCAGCTGCGCACCTTCGCCTCCTTGTACGGCGTCCCCGCGACCGCCGCCGACGATTGGCTCGAGCGGGTCGGTCTGGTCGACAAGGCCGGCGCCCGGGTCGAGGACCTCTCCGGTGGCCAGGCGCAACGGCTCTCGATCGCCTGTGCGCTGGTGCACGACCCCGAGCTGGTCTTCCTCGACGAGCCCACCGCGGCACTTGACCCCCAGGCGCGCCGCAACCTGTGGGACCTGCTGTCCGGACTCACCGAGTCGGGGCGCACCGTGGTGCTCACCACCCACTACATGGACGAGGCCGAGATCCTCTGCGACCGCGTCGCGATCATCGACCGTGGCCGGATCCTGCAGTGCGACACCCCCGCCGCCCTGGTGCGCGGGCTCGACGCGCCGGCCAGGGTCACCGTCGGACCCGGCCAGCTCACCCTCGACGAGGCCCGGGCGATCGAGGGCGTGGACAACGCCACCGAGTCGGTCGACGGCACCGTGCTCACGACCCGGACCCCCGCCCCACTGCTCGGCCGCCTCGCCGCGCAGGACCGCCTCGACGGCGTACGCGTGCAGACCGGCACCCTCGAGGACGTCTTCCTCGACCTCACCGGGCGGGAGTACCGCGCATGA
- a CDS encoding ABC transporter permease has protein sequence MSAFTALSLANLKGFTRDKAAVFFSLVFPLMFLVLFGGVLADQSQSEIEMVQVGDVALVDEMPAQARAAFDQTFDVTRADSLADALDEVRKGDADVAIEMRGDTLVAHYTQTDQVKAGITQGTLRSFVDGANVAASGAPPAYSFTADRVEDDSLSTIQFVTPGLLGWAVAMSAAFGAAATIQGWRQSKLIRRLQLAPVSTRTVVAARITVAVAIALVQLAVFLGLGVAAFGLTLTGSWLMVVPMLVVGTLCFMAVGLLAGALTTTTEGAVNAANFLVLPMAFLSGSFFSLDGAPAWLRTVSDLLPLKHLNEGMLDVMVRGEGPAAALPAIGILAGFAIVVTLIAARLFRWDAA, from the coding sequence ATGAGCGCGTTCACCGCCCTGAGCCTGGCGAACCTCAAGGGCTTCACCCGCGACAAGGCGGCGGTGTTCTTCTCGCTCGTCTTCCCGCTGATGTTCCTGGTGCTGTTCGGCGGCGTCCTCGCCGACCAGTCGCAGTCCGAGATCGAGATGGTCCAGGTCGGCGACGTCGCCCTGGTCGACGAGATGCCCGCGCAGGCCCGCGCGGCGTTCGACCAGACCTTCGACGTCACCCGGGCCGACAGCCTCGCGGACGCGCTCGACGAGGTGCGCAAGGGCGACGCGGACGTCGCGATCGAGATGAGGGGCGACACCCTGGTCGCGCACTACACGCAGACCGACCAGGTCAAGGCAGGCATCACGCAGGGCACGCTGCGGTCCTTCGTCGACGGGGCCAACGTCGCAGCGAGCGGCGCCCCACCGGCGTACTCCTTCACCGCCGACCGGGTCGAGGACGACTCGCTGTCGACCATCCAGTTCGTCACCCCCGGCCTGCTCGGCTGGGCGGTGGCGATGAGCGCGGCGTTCGGGGCGGCGGCGACCATCCAGGGCTGGCGGCAGAGCAAGCTGATCCGGCGCCTCCAGCTCGCGCCGGTCTCCACGCGCACCGTCGTCGCGGCCCGGATCACCGTCGCGGTCGCGATCGCCCTGGTGCAGCTCGCGGTCTTCCTCGGGCTCGGCGTGGCGGCGTTCGGCCTGACCCTGACCGGCTCGTGGTTGATGGTGGTCCCGATGCTGGTGGTCGGCACCCTGTGCTTCATGGCCGTCGGCCTGCTGGCCGGCGCGCTGACCACCACCACCGAGGGCGCGGTCAACGCGGCCAACTTCCTGGTGCTGCCGATGGCGTTCCTGTCGGGGTCGTTCTTCTCCCTCGACGGCGCCCCCGCCTGGCTTCGCACCGTCTCCGACCTGCTGCCGCTCAAGCACCTCAACGAGGGGATGCTCGACGTGATGGTGCGCGGCGAGGGACCGGCCGCTGCCTTGCCAGCGATCGGGATCCTGGCCGGGTTCGCGATCGTAGTGACCTTGATCGCCGCGCGGTTGTTCCGGTGGGACGCGGCCTGA